A single region of the Methylocystis echinoides genome encodes:
- a CDS encoding acyltransferase family protein, translating into MRAADRLDYLDGWRVAAILMVFADHLGMNHAIGALYEKSPLGVIAQYGETGVFIFFFISGYVVSLGCLKEAAATGDFSARAFYIRRFFRIVPPLMAYLTTLLALGSAGVIDFGWDHFASAALYLCNSTAPGVACNWYVGHTWSLAFEAQFYFLFPAVFAWLALDRAPRFLPAAAAVAFAAVPAVFTIWWIGKIGCVIAYALFFAGFLAAKHSIRRDAPRALTALRVSDGWRIPVMIGAATIVFMPRSVIASFGADEAAKGALIAWYRLLYIGAVPTLVLLSGAAGTALRRLLSLGVLAWLGRASYSVYLWQQLCNGPVFNGLDAGSQIALMGVVILFCLMMFPLEQRLVGYGRALSRRLESPAAGRVQPPGILVST; encoded by the coding sequence ATGCGCGCGGCCGACCGGTTGGATTATCTCGATGGCTGGCGCGTCGCCGCCATTCTCATGGTTTTCGCCGACCACCTCGGCATGAACCACGCCATTGGCGCTCTTTATGAAAAGAGCCCGCTCGGGGTGATCGCCCAATATGGCGAGACCGGCGTCTTCATCTTCTTTTTCATCAGCGGCTATGTCGTCAGCCTCGGCTGCCTGAAGGAGGCGGCGGCGACCGGCGATTTCTCGGCGAGGGCCTTCTACATCCGCCGCTTCTTCCGCATCGTCCCGCCCCTGATGGCGTATCTGACGACGCTGCTCGCGCTGGGGTCGGCCGGCGTCATCGACTTCGGCTGGGATCATTTCGCCAGCGCCGCGCTTTATCTGTGCAACTCCACCGCGCCCGGCGTCGCCTGCAACTGGTATGTCGGCCACACGTGGAGCCTCGCCTTCGAAGCCCAGTTCTATTTCCTCTTTCCGGCGGTCTTCGCATGGCTGGCGCTGGACAGGGCGCCGCGCTTCCTGCCCGCCGCGGCGGCCGTCGCATTCGCGGCGGTCCCGGCGGTGTTCACGATCTGGTGGATCGGCAAGATTGGCTGCGTGATCGCCTATGCGCTGTTTTTCGCGGGCTTCCTGGCGGCGAAGCACAGCATTCGCCGGGACGCGCCGCGCGCGCTGACGGCCCTGCGGGTCAGCGACGGCTGGCGTATTCCCGTGATGATCGGCGCGGCGACCATCGTCTTCATGCCGCGCAGCGTCATCGCCTCTTTCGGCGCCGACGAGGCCGCGAAGGGCGCACTCATCGCCTGGTATCGCCTGCTTTACATCGGCGCCGTCCCGACGCTGGTGCTGCTGTCGGGCGCGGCGGGGACCGCGCTGCGCCGACTGCTGTCTCTCGGCGTCCTCGCCTGGCTCGGACGCGCCAGCTATTCGGTTTATCTCTGGCAGCAGCTCTGCAACGGACCGGTTTTCAACGGCCTCGACGCGGGATCGCAAATCGCGCTGATGGGCGTCGTGATCCTGTTCTGCCTGATGATGTTTCCTCTCGAACAGCGCCTCGTCGGCTACGGGCGCGCCCTGTCGCGACGGCTCGAAAGCCCGGCGGCCGGGAGAGTTCAGCCGCCGGGAATACTCGTCTCTACCTGA
- a CDS encoding cytochrome c biogenesis CcdA family protein: MAADVTFPAAAAAGLLSFLSPCVLPLVPPYLTYLAGVSMEDLEIETRSQARRDVLFSAILFVLGFTTVFVALGATASAFGSVIRANLQMLSWLAGGVIILMGLHFVGLLRVELLYREKRAEIAKPMGLFGAYVMGLAFAFGWTPCIGPILAAILAVAGTQDTVARGAALLATYSLGLGLPFIGAGLALGRFLAFVARFRKHFRKVEMIVGVLLIVTGVAFLTGGVQEMSFWLLEMFPGLATLG; this comes from the coding sequence ATGGCGGCGGATGTGACCTTTCCTGCGGCGGCGGCGGCAGGGCTCTTATCTTTTCTGTCACCCTGCGTGCTCCCGCTGGTGCCGCCCTATCTGACCTATCTCGCCGGCGTGTCGATGGAGGATCTCGAAATCGAGACCCGCTCGCAGGCGCGGCGCGACGTGCTCTTCTCGGCCATTCTGTTCGTTTTGGGCTTCACCACGGTCTTCGTGGCGCTGGGCGCGACGGCGAGCGCCTTCGGATCGGTGATCCGCGCCAATCTGCAAATGCTCTCCTGGCTCGCCGGCGGCGTCATCATCCTGATGGGCCTGCACTTCGTCGGCCTGCTCCGGGTCGAACTGCTCTATCGCGAGAAGCGGGCGGAGATCGCAAAGCCGATGGGTCTCTTCGGCGCCTATGTGATGGGGCTCGCCTTCGCCTTCGGCTGGACGCCCTGCATCGGGCCCATCCTCGCGGCGATCCTCGCCGTCGCCGGAACGCAGGACACGGTCGCGCGCGGGGCGGCGCTGCTCGCCACCTATTCGCTCGGGCTCGGCCTGCCCTTCATCGGCGCCGGTCTCGCGCTCGGCCGGTTTCTCGCCTTCGTGGCGCGTTTCCGCAAGCATTTCCGCAAGGTGGAGATGATCGTCGGCGTGCTGCTGATCGTCACGGGCGTCGCCTTCCTCACCGGCGGCGTGCAGGAAATGTCCTTCTGGCTGCTGGAGATGTTCCCCGGACTGGCGACGCTCGGATGA
- a CDS encoding DUF1624 domain-containing protein, protein MTPVPGWEPQKDPRLPEIDRLRGLVMILMALDHMRDFFDADALRFSPTDLDRTYPFLFLTRFVTHFCAPTFALLAGVGAYLYGARGRSPATLSLFLATRGLWLIALDAVVISPVWGGPGRVLLGTLWAIGCGLLALSLLSRLPTRLVLAIGAAIILGHNLFDGVASARLGAVAPLWRLLHEGGALPFGVPGAVIYPALPWIGVVALGFGLGPLFQAAPERRDVWLRSGGLCALAAFVALRAAHLYGDPHDWTTQRDAVFTAMSFFNVTKYPPSALYLLVTLGGAALILPALARLTGAAARGLETFGRTPLLFYVLHLYLGIAAALALAAVRGYSLVDIGSLVKSGPPAEFGFGLAGAYVAWVVVVAALYGPCRWFAGVKRRRPDLWVLSYL, encoded by the coding sequence ATGACGCCGGTCCCCGGCTGGGAGCCGCAAAAGGATCCCCGCCTGCCGGAAATCGACCGTTTGCGCGGTCTCGTCATGATCCTCATGGCGCTCGACCACATGCGCGACTTCTTCGACGCCGACGCGTTGCGCTTCAGTCCGACCGATCTGGACCGCACCTATCCGTTTCTTTTCCTGACGCGCTTCGTCACCCATTTCTGCGCGCCGACCTTCGCGCTGCTCGCCGGCGTCGGCGCTTATCTCTATGGCGCGCGCGGCCGCAGCCCGGCGACGCTGAGCCTGTTTCTGGCGACGCGCGGCCTCTGGCTCATCGCCCTCGACGCCGTCGTCATCAGCCCCGTCTGGGGCGGGCCGGGCCGCGTGCTTCTGGGCACGCTCTGGGCCATCGGCTGCGGTCTGCTGGCCCTGTCGCTCCTCTCGCGCCTGCCGACGCGACTGGTTCTGGCCATCGGCGCCGCTATCATTCTGGGCCACAACCTCTTCGATGGGGTGGCCTCGGCGCGTCTCGGCGCCGTCGCCCCGCTATGGCGGCTGCTGCACGAAGGCGGCGCGCTGCCCTTCGGCGTTCCGGGCGCGGTCATCTATCCGGCGCTCCCCTGGATCGGGGTCGTGGCGCTGGGCTTCGGCCTCGGGCCGCTTTTTCAGGCCGCCCCCGAACGGCGCGACGTCTGGCTTCGCAGCGGCGGGCTTTGCGCCCTCGCGGCCTTCGTTGCGCTGCGCGCCGCTCACCTCTACGGCGATCCCCATGACTGGACGACGCAGCGCGACGCTGTTTTCACCGCGATGTCCTTTTTCAATGTCACCAAATATCCACCCTCGGCCCTTTATCTTCTCGTCACGCTGGGCGGGGCGGCGCTCATCCTTCCCGCACTGGCGCGGCTCACCGGCGCGGCGGCGCGGGGGCTCGAGACCTTCGGACGCACGCCGCTGCTCTTTTACGTGCTGCATCTGTATCTGGGGATTGCGGCGGCGCTGGCGCTCGCCGCCGTCCGGGGCTATAGCCTTGTCGACATTGGGAGTTTGGTGAAATCAGGTCCGCCGGCGGAATTCGGGTTCGGCCTCGCGGGAGCCTATGTGGCGTGGGTCGTCGTCGTCGCCGCGCTCTATGGGCCCTGCCGCTGGTTCGCCGGCGTGAAGCGGCGGCGTCCTGATTTGTGGGTGCTAAGCTACCTGTAG